The Polaribacter sp. HaHaR_3_91 genomic sequence TACGAATAAAGGTGCTTATTTAAAATTAGCATTAGTGTGTTTAACAGAAGGGTTTGATAAGCCATCTGCTATAGCACTTTGTGAAACCATTAAAAAAGAAGCTCCGGAAGCTAGAGATTGGAAACTAGATTTTGAGTATTCTAACTTATTAAAAGAAGATAACCAACATGAAGAAGCTTTATTAGCACATCAAAATTTATTACAACGTTATCCGGAAGAATCGTTTTTTAATTTCCCTAAAGATGAGTATAATGTAATGTTAAGAGTCTTTAAGCATTTTTCTAAAGAGTTAAATAATGTAGAGGGATTTACAAAATACAATGCGATGTATCTAAGTAAAGATAATCCGTCTGAAGATGCTTTGTTAGAACAATTAGAAATTGCAACCACAAATTATAAAGAAGATGTATTTTTGCAACATAATTTACTGGAAAGCGTTTCTAAATTAAATATTGAATTTAAAAACGGAGAAATTGAAATGTTAAAAGAATTGAAAACAAAAATTAGAAACATTTATTTCGCTTAAAGGTACTATGTTTACAGAACTTAATGAAGCTACTTATAAAACATCATCTTTTAGTAATACTCCTTTTCTTAGGCGTAATTAATCTCACTTTTGCACAGGCGGTAAATAATACGCCTCGTATAGATTCTCTTACTTTAGAATATCAAAAGAACCTTAATTCTAATCCGCAAGTAGCAAAAAAAGCAGCTACAGAATGGCTTAAAGAAAGTAGAAAATTAAAAATTGATATTCAAGAAGTTAGTGCATTGTATGCTTTAGGTAATTTGGGTAATATTACTGGAGATTATAAGAGTACCATTACGTATACAAATGAAGCAATCTCTTTACTTCATAAATTAAATATAGAAAAAGGTTTAGCAGCTTGTTATAATATTATGGCATCTGCTTATAAAAACTTAGGAGAATACCCGAAAGCTATTGATAACTTTATGCAATGTTTAAGTTTTTCAGAAAAAACAAATGATAAAGTACAAGAGGCAAATGCTTATCAAAATATTGCAACCCTTTATTTGCTTCAAAAAGAATATCAAAAATCTGCAGAAAATTTAGATCGTGCAGCCAATATTTACAGAGAATTAGGTGACAATGATGGCGTTTTAACTACCTTATTTAATTTTGCTAATATTTTAAAAGAAGAAGGAAAGTTTGATAAAGCGCGTAAGCATTATAAAACAATTTTAGACTATAGAGAAAGAGAAGGAAATAAAGCAGTTATTGCTTATGTAAACATTAATCTTTCTCAAATGTTGGTAGAAGAAGAACGTTGTGAAGCTGCTGTAATTGCTTTAAAGAAAACATTAAGGCTTTTAAAAGAGCTAAAATTTTATTCTGATATTGCTATTGTTTTAAACGATTTGGGGTTATGTGAAGCTAAATTAGGTCATAAAAAAGAAGCTATTAATTACTTTAAAGAAGCATTGGCAATTGGAGATGAGCAATCTTTATCCGTTTACAAATCTGATATTTACAAGAATTTAGCACAACTTTATGAAGAAGAAAAAAACTATGAAAAAGCATTAGAGTTTTATCAAAAAGGAGTTGCTACCGTTGCAGAGCAAAAGACATTAGATAAAGAAAAATATGTAGCGAAAATTCAAGAAGGGTATGAAACACAATTAAAAGAAGCTAGAATTCAGCTTTTAGAAAAGGAACAAAAAATAAGTGAAGTTGAGTTACAAAAAGTAGAATTAACTGTTAAAAGACAACGTATTGTTAGAAATGCTTTTATAGCTGGTTTTGTACTTGTAGTAGTCATTTTAATTATACTTAGATTATCTTACGTTAAACGTTTACGCATTCAGAAAGAATTAAATTTACAACAAGAAGAAAATGCAAAACAAAAAATTACAGATATGATGAAGGATCATAAATTATCTGTAATAGAACGTTATCAAGAAGGGCAAGATGAAGAACGTTCTAGATTAGCACGTGAAATTCATGATGGAATTGGAAGTGATTTGGCGGGTATAAAAATAGCTTTTGAACACTTTACAGAAAATAGTAAAGAGGAGTTACAATCTAAAAGAATTGCAAATGCTATAAATAATGCTTGTGTAGATGTGCGTAGTCTTTCTCATCAATTACATCCGCTTTCTTTTTCTAAAATAGGATTTACTAGCTTTTTAACTGATTTTATTGATCAAATAACAAAGAAATCTAAACTAGATATTCAAACCTATTTCTTCCCAGAAGAAGATATAGATAAATTACCAGCAGCACTTTTAGCAGATGCTTATAGAATTGTACAAGAATTATTAAATAACATTCTAAAACATGCAGAAGCAACAAGTGCAGATGTACAATTAACCAAGCATGAAGACCATTTAAATATTGTAATTACAGATAATGGTAAAGGGTTTGTAAAGAATAAAAAACAAGGAATTGGGCTACGTAATATTAAAGAACGTTTACAAAAAATAAATGGAACTTTAGATATAGATAGCAGTTCTAATCATGGAACTTCTATTACAATAGACATTCCAACAACATAAATATTGTGAAAAAAACAAACATTATTATCGCAGACGATCACCTTATGTTTTTAGAAGGCATAAACACCATATTAAGTGATATGGAAGAAATTGGTGAAATACATATAGCAACAGAAGGTAAACAAGTAATTCGATTGTTAAGTCAGTTTGAAGTTGGCTTAATTATTAGTGATATTAGCATGCCAAAAATGGACGGTATTGAGTTACTTACCGAAATAAAGAAAAAGCATAGTAAGGTAAAAATTATTATGTTAAGCATGTTAGATAACCATAGAACGGTACATAAAGTAATACAAAAAGGTGCTGATGGTTTTGTGCCAAAATTTACAAGTAAAGACGAATTGCAAAAAGCGGTACGTACTGTTTTAGGTAACGAACAATATTTTTCTAAATTGATAAAAGAACGTTATATGGAAAGCGTTTTTAAACGTAAAAAATATAAAAATATAGAAATTTCTCCTCGAGAAAAAGAAGTATTAGCGCTTTTATCGGAAGAGTTAACGTCTAAAGAAATTTCTGAAAAATTGTTTATTTCTGTAAATACGGTAGAAACGCATCGAAAAAATATCCTTTTAAAAACAGGCTCTAAAACAACAACCGGAGCTGTAAAATACGCCATAGAATCTGGTTTATTTGATTAATAAAAAAAGAGGCTTTACATATTGTAAAGCCTCTTTTTTATCTAAAAATTGACGGAAAAATCATTATTTAGTTCTAATTCCTTCTTTTTCTATTGTTTCTACAATTTGTCTTAATTCTTTTACATAAGTATTTTTATCACTTTCTTCTGTTAGCAATTCTCCTTTATAAATAAATTTAGAATCTAAATCAAAATAGAGAACATAAAGTCCTGTTTGTGGGTTTTCCCATTTCCCTTTTCCATCATTTACAATTCTCTTGTCGTCTAAATACTGAATCCAAGCACCTTTAGATAAAGAAGACTTGTCCATATAAATTTTTCTATACTCCGTAATTTTAAAATAAGGATTAGAAACTTCTAATTTATCTTCTATATTTTTTTGAATCATTGTTTCTAAAACTTCAAAATTATTGATAGATTCTGATAATAAATATGGTCTTCTTTCCCATTTACTATCTTCTATTACTAACGGAATTATTATAAACCCTTCCGGGTGTTTAGGTGTTTTAATAACTAAGCTAAATTGAAACCCCGTATTTAACTCTTTTATAGTATTGTTTAATCGATCTGTAAAACGTGCTACTACATTCTCTAAAGCTGTTGGAGTTATATTTTTATCAAACTTTAATTCGATAGTTTCTGTAGAGAATTTTACTTCAGAAATTTCATTTTTAAAATCATCAATAACTTCTTGCCTAGTTTCATATTGCTTTAATGCATCTTGGTATAAGTTATCTACCGTCATTACATCTGTAGTAGCATACATTGGTAAAGTATCATTTACTAATATATTTTTAGCATCAAGATGAGTATAGAATTCAATTTCTGGTATTTCTTTATCATAAATAAGAACACCAAATATATTGGGATCCATTGTTGCTGCATTAAAAAAACGATTTAAATCACTAAAAACAAGTTTACCATTATATTCTCTTTGCAAATAGGTTTCTAAATTTAAAGAAGCTTTCTTTTTAGAAATTCCGATATAATTAGAACAACCTACAACGATTAGTATTAAAATTATTAAACAAATTACTGACATAATTGTAATTTTCATATGCTGTTATTTTATAAAATAAATGTAGACGAATCTATTGGTAAAGTACTCACGGAATTCAGTGAGTTTTTAGTTTCACTTAATGATGGTACAAATTTAAGAATCTCTTCTAATATCTTTGAAAGATTACAGAAATGAAAAAAAAGCATCATGAAATTAGAAGAAAAAAAAGCGGTGAAATTAATAGAAGACCAATATTTAGGAGCTTATCAGAAAGAAGTAAATGAGATTCTAGGTAAAGAAATCCCTATTAATATTAATTGGGATACTTTTGAAATATACTTTATTAAATTTGTGCCAAGTATCTGTTTACAACGCCTTACAGATGGTTTAAAAGAAGTTTGTAGAAACGATAAATTAAGAGAAGTTATTGCAGCAAATATAAACGCAATAGAAATATATTGTGTACCTAATGAAGATGCGGAAACTAAAAAAGAATTAAAATTAGGTGGTGGTGTATTTTCTTTAACAGCATGTTGGGGCGGTCATCAAAGTGGTTATTATACAGACTTAGATATTACCGAATATTTAGAAAGTAATTTATAGATGTGCTAATTATTTTTTTATGTTTTAAATAGGATTTATAAATTGAATAAGAAGGCCTTTTAGATGTAGATCTTAAAGGCCTTTTAGATAATTATACTATAGATTTCTTAATTCATTTTTACATCATTAAAAACAACACCTGATAAAATTCCACTAAAATAAGTACCTTGAGACTGTACGTTATTTTCTGAAAAAGATTGATTGTAATTATGGATGATAGCATCATCAAAAACAAAATTAATTACAGGTTCATCTTGGTTTTGGTGATAAATTTTTAAACTACCAGACCATTCACCTGGTTTACGAGATAACCATTCTAAAAAGAAAGTACAAATATCATTATTCATTGCTCCAGATATATTTACATCTAAACCTCTGTCTTGTTCTTCGTTTGGATAGAAAGTAGAAGATAAATTATAATCACATTGCGATAGCTTAAATAGCTTTTCTGTATGTTCGTCTTTTTTAATTCTTAACTCTATACGCTGAATTACATTTAATTCTTTCATATTATAATTGTTTTTTTATTTAATACAAAGTTGAAGGAATTAACTTAAATATTTCTAACTGTTTTCAGTGATATTTATAATCAACAATAAGAAGTGTGAATAGAGTGTTGTGCATATGCTTTTTTACAAAACTTAACTTTTAACTGCTATAAAAGCATCACCTTATTTATTACTAAATCTTCTTACATGTAGTTTTGTTTAATCAAAAGAAGTAATTGTTAAACATTTTGTATATTTACACAAAAAATAGAGATGTTCGGAATATTTAAAAAGAAAACAGAAGTACAAAAATTACAAAGTAAATATGAAAACCTTATGAAGGAAGCTTATTCTTTGTCTACTTCGGATAGAAAAAAGAGTGATAAAAAGACATGTGAGGCAGAAGAAGTGATGAAACAATTAATAGCTCTTAAGGCATAGATTTTATAAAGATATGAAAGAAGATAAAAAACCAGACAATGTAGTTTTTAATACAGAAACTCAAAAGTATGATGCATCGCTGAAACCATATGCAACTTCTGTTGGTGCTCCGGTAATAACAACTTCTGATAGTATTGCTTGGAAAAATAGAAGTATTAATAAGGTGAATCATAAAATGAAGTCGAAGTATTTAGAGTTAAAAGCTGAATATGAAGATATGATGAAGGAGTATGAGTATAATAAAATGATTTTTGATGCGGAATTTACTTTTGAACCTATTCTTGGAGAAATATATCATTTGTACAAAAGAGATAACGAAGAAACTTTTTTGTCAATTATAGCTCCAAATGAATGTCGTTTTAATTCTTTAGGTAGTTTTTATTTAAGTGCGGATCAAATTTGGAAAAAGGTATAAGATGAAATTAGAAACAAAACAATTTACAGAAAGAGAATTAGATCGTATTATAGAGATGGCTTGGGAAGATAGAACTCCTTTTGAAGCTATTGAATTTCAATTCGGATTACCAGAAAAGCAAGTAATACTTGTAATGCGAGGTAATTTAAAAGAATCAAGTTTTAAACGTTGGCGTAAACGAGTGCATAGTGGTGTAAGTCAAAAACACTTAAAAAAACGCAATCCAAGTATTACACGTTTTAAGTGTTCTCGTCAAAAAGAAATTTCGGGTAATAGAATTAGTAAACGTTAATAAGAGGGAGATAACAAGGTTATTACTTTCCATATTTTATAAGGATAAAAATAAAATAATATCTAAAAAAAACTCGTGTTTACATCGAGGTCATTTATTTAAATTACTATTGAAAAAACAAACTATAAATATTGTTTGGTTAAAACGAGATATTCGTTCACAAGATCACGAACCTTTGCATAAAGCAGAGAAATCAGGTGTTCCGTACAAAATAATTTATGTGTTTGAACCTTCAATTATTGAATATCCAGATACCAGTCCAAGACATTTAAAGTTTATTTATAATTCTATTAAAGCTTTAAACAATACCCTTAAAC encodes the following:
- a CDS encoding Lacal_2735 family protein produces the protein MFGIFKKKTEVQKLQSKYENLMKEAYSLSTSDRKKSDKKTCEAEEVMKQLIALKA
- a CDS encoding tetratricopeptide repeat protein, which translates into the protein MKLLIKHHLLVILLFLGVINLTFAQAVNNTPRIDSLTLEYQKNLNSNPQVAKKAATEWLKESRKLKIDIQEVSALYALGNLGNITGDYKSTITYTNEAISLLHKLNIEKGLAACYNIMASAYKNLGEYPKAIDNFMQCLSFSEKTNDKVQEANAYQNIATLYLLQKEYQKSAENLDRAANIYRELGDNDGVLTTLFNFANILKEEGKFDKARKHYKTILDYREREGNKAVIAYVNINLSQMLVEEERCEAAVIALKKTLRLLKELKFYSDIAIVLNDLGLCEAKLGHKKEAINYFKEALAIGDEQSLSVYKSDIYKNLAQLYEEEKNYEKALEFYQKGVATVAEQKTLDKEKYVAKIQEGYETQLKEARIQLLEKEQKISEVELQKVELTVKRQRIVRNAFIAGFVLVVVILIILRLSYVKRLRIQKELNLQQEENAKQKITDMMKDHKLSVIERYQEGQDEERSRLAREIHDGIGSDLAGIKIAFEHFTENSKEELQSKRIANAINNACVDVRSLSHQLHPLSFSKIGFTSFLTDFIDQITKKSKLDIQTYFFPEEDIDKLPAALLADAYRIVQELLNNILKHAEATSADVQLTKHEDHLNIVITDNGKGFVKNKKQGIGLRNIKERLQKINGTLDIDSSSNHGTSITIDIPTT
- a CDS encoding response regulator transcription factor translates to MKKTNIIIADDHLMFLEGINTILSDMEEIGEIHIATEGKQVIRLLSQFEVGLIISDISMPKMDGIELLTEIKKKHSKVKIIMLSMLDNHRTVHKVIQKGADGFVPKFTSKDELQKAVRTVLGNEQYFSKLIKERYMESVFKRKKYKNIEISPREKEVLALLSEELTSKEISEKLFISVNTVETHRKNILLKTGSKTTTGAVKYAIESGLFD
- a CDS encoding DUF2452 domain-containing protein — its product is MKEDKKPDNVVFNTETQKYDASLKPYATSVGAPVITTSDSIAWKNRSINKVNHKMKSKYLELKAEYEDMMKEYEYNKMIFDAEFTFEPILGEIYHLYKRDNEETFLSIIAPNECRFNSLGSFYLSADQIWKKV
- a CDS encoding TIGR03643 family protein, which gives rise to MKLETKQFTERELDRIIEMAWEDRTPFEAIEFQFGLPEKQVILVMRGNLKESSFKRWRKRVHSGVSQKHLKKRNPSITRFKCSRQKEISGNRISKR